In Panicum virgatum strain AP13 chromosome 5K, P.virgatum_v5, whole genome shotgun sequence, the genomic window ACCTCCACGCCCGTGTCGCGTCTCCGGTACgtgcctttcttcctccttccagGGGCAGCCGAGTTTGCTCTGTTCTGATAATATTAGTTCTTCCTCAAAGTAAGGCTAAGCTAATGAACTCGCGCTCCGTGATGTTTCTGCAAAATTGCCGGCTGCTCCTGTGAAGGACGTCTCCAGCACGGGTCCAGCGACAGATCGTAGCAACGAACCGGAGCGGGGCGAGGGTAACGGGCCAACAGTGACTCTCTGCGGGGCTGGGAGTAACAAAACCCTGCCCTTCGAGCTCAAGGTGCTCGAGGTCTGCCTCGAGCACACATGCAAATGCTTGGAATCTGAGGTACATCGCTAAAACCGACATCTCTTTTAAAAAATCACTATGGAACTGCTGCAACCAGTTTGTTGCAAACAATGAATTCATGGAACATCTCTGCAATATAATGATTTTAAAATGGGTTCACTATCCGTCATAGACGTTGGCTCTTGAGAAGGAGGCGTACCCGGCCTTGGATGAGCTAACCTCCAAGGTTAGCAGGCTAAACTTGGAGCACGTCAGGCACATCAAGAACCGGCTGGTCGCGCTGTCAGGGCGCGTGCAGAAGGTACGAAGCAGAGATCCTGTTCCTGGTTGAAAAGTTTGAAGTGGCTGCTGTTATATTTAATCATTTGGCGATCTGTTTTTTCTATGTGGCTTGTTCTTTCGTAGGTCAGGGATGAACTCGAGCACTTGCTGGACGATGACATGGACATGTCTGAGATGTATCTGACAAGAAAACTTGAGTTCCAAGGATTCGCCGAGACGTTGAGCAGGGTGGATTCAAATAAGGACGCATCCACCGATCATGACGAGAGGTATGTAGTCTGATTCAGCTATGAACTTCTGTGGTTGCTAGGATgagaaaataaagcaaactcctTAAAAAATATTGGAAGATTTGTTGTCGAGCCGAGTAGTGTATTGACAGGTGTATTGATTAAGAGAAAATACTTCGCGTCCTGTCGCGCGCACATGATTTCCTTTTTAATCTTGACTTGTATGACTGTATTCAGAGAGGATGAAGATCGTGACGATGAGACAGATACTGGCCGCGAAAGTTCTGCCTATGTTAAGCCTGATATTGAAGAGTTGGAAATGCTTGTTGAAGCCTACTTTGTGCAGATTGATGGCACGCTCAACAAATTGTACAATGTATGTTTCATCTCTCTTTATTCACAGCTTGGCCTAACTTAACATCTTCATGATAGATTGCTGTAGTAGTACACGCGAAACATGTCTTACTAAGAATAAAATAATTCATGTTCAAAAGAGAATGAAATAGTTATGGAAATAGCAATGACCGTTTCAATTTGACGTGCTGCCCTTTGTCTTTGACATTACAAACACGAGGTGTTGGATCATAGTGTCAATTATGTAAACTTGAAGATAAATGGATGCAATACCCTGAGAAATTCCTAAGCTCCTGTTGGACCAGTCACTGAAACTTAGTCTATAATCCTGAATAGCTTAGTCCAGATACAGTTTCTGGCATGTTCCGTGCATGATTTTAGTAACCTATCTTGTGCCTATTGCATGCCCACAGCTCCGAGAATACGTGGACGACACCGAGGATTACATCAACATAATGCTGGACGAGAAGCAGAACCAGCTGCTGCAAATGGGCGTCCTGCTGTCAACAGCGACCGTAGTGGTCACCGCAGGCATCGTGGTCGTGAGCTTGTTCGGCATGAACATCCACATCGAACTCATGAAAGATCCGGAGACTGATGAGGAGGCGAGGATCAAGAACATAAAGTTTTGGGAGACCACCTGCGGCACG contains:
- the LOC120708794 gene encoding magnesium transporter MRS2-E-like, with the protein product MERKQPAPAPATRRKGAAPSRKWLVVPAAGEPREAELGKHRIMEMTGVPTRDLRVLDPDLASPSTILVRERAVVVNLEHVKAIVTATEALVLDSSNPLLGPFHKDLHARVASPDVSSTGPATDRSNEPERGEGNGPTVTLCGAGSNKTLPFELKVLEVCLEHTCKCLESETLALEKEAYPALDELTSKVSRLNLEHVRHIKNRLVALSGRVQKVRDELEHLLDDDMDMSEMYLTRKLEFQGFAETLSRVDSNKDASTDHDEREDEDRDDETDTGRESSAYVKPDIEELEMLVEAYFVQIDGTLNKLYNLREYVDDTEDYINIMLDEKQNQLLQMGVLLSTATVVVTAGIVVVSLFGMNIHIELMKDPETDEEARIKNIKFWETTCGTVAGCLAIYLLAIYAGKRSKILH